In the Maribacter sp. MJ134 genome, one interval contains:
- a CDS encoding two-component regulator propeller domain-containing protein — protein MLIELGMVNVKMKCAKVLQLIFLLVFLINPKEAASQIDFKALEFNTVKENIFQRPITTMVKDRFGFIWIGTDGAGLYKFNGLSYTYYGHDITDANSINSNSISSLFLDSSGKLWIGTDAGLSLYDDKQNTFIRIATRVGNIQSENYTSVLCFAEYKEKLLIGTYDGIKEVNIKHTSINNYALSGISILDLQYSTKGNLYIATNQGLKLEHYSERGAIQDLAIPSLISAPHVTKLHLDKRENLWIGTLRSGVFTADLKKVRTSFTKLNIIESTIMAITSGMDHIFIAVENEGLVVLDQTGNIIKHYQQDVQDVRSISSNSVWSILVDGENRLWLGYYENGLGFFDQHYKKFKAVLNEDTDRNIQANDIRAFAKTEDGNLWITQANNRIDILDIKTKKVTNVYGGSGSRYKGLKEGIYLEDVFADSKGNIWLATWGEGIYLLKKGSKTFINISSKNTSGALTTDKIHCFTEDAFGRVWIGSFLKGVFYLDPTTNEIKVPSSDSYKNSGIAERDVRVIHNDSNGNVWIGTSSGLYHIEMDSKNDFEVVAHGNAISSKFGGHPSSNRILDIYETQDGTVWCGTNGGGLYSYNKDKQNFERLALDDYDLTYVNAIHEPIKNELWLSSKQGILRVNRATGKVEKFTTYDGLLENYLIDRAFIMDDNNTLYLGTKKGINYIAPQDIAYNPYLAKPYLKDIKLFNKKIDKKDSINALHWTPETNTITLRHDQNILTIDYETIAYTRPEKNQYAYFLEGFEETWNYVDSKTSATYTNLASGEYTFKLKASNNDDKWNEASVLLQIQVLPPWWRTVWAYLSYILLFLLLVLSGMYLYKKRINEINTFRLEREGRKQKVELQKQKLQFFTNISHEFRTPLTLIINPIQELIDAKEDNISKSTAQKYHIIHKNAERLSRLINELMDFRKLQSNKFRLQVDQFNLVENTRNILSFFNEESKRRAIRLDLKHTKKNLLIWADKGILEKVLFNLLSNAFKVTPNEGKIQVRISEIEKKVLPLVSKEKPIPAVELSIKDNGPGIDQKDYKKIFKRFYQVSELNKSYYGSTGIGLEMVKSFVELHKGSIEVESELGKGSIFKIILPYGKAFFQDSQFLESDANLQKIAANKMLKTKPEVYAIEDILSKKEAKKKLLIAEDNVDLQDYLVSILEQDYDIILASDGQEGWLRTMEHRPDIIITDVIMPLMDGIAFSEKIKKDPTLNHIPIVILTAKELAEDRIKGREVGAEAYLVKPFNTKELKVILEQLLLKNERLHRQFATIDLPEVKTKETDFNDRFIQGVVEYIHENIEDTSLNVEKLSSHLCLSRSQVYRKIKSLTGLSPIEFIRRVRLEKSRTLFQNDKNLNVSEVAHKVGFLSASYFTVCYKKQFGELPKAGK, from the coding sequence ATGCTAATTGAATTGGGAATGGTGAACGTTAAAATGAAATGCGCTAAGGTTTTACAGCTTATATTTTTACTGGTTTTTTTGATAAACCCAAAAGAAGCGGCTTCTCAAATAGACTTTAAGGCTTTAGAGTTTAATACGGTAAAGGAAAATATTTTTCAGCGTCCCATTACGACCATGGTCAAGGACAGGTTCGGATTTATCTGGATAGGAACGGATGGAGCAGGACTTTATAAGTTCAATGGACTGTCCTATACGTATTACGGTCATGATATAACAGACGCAAACAGCATAAACAGTAATTCCATTAGTTCCTTGTTCTTGGACAGTTCAGGTAAATTATGGATCGGCACGGACGCTGGCCTAAGTCTCTACGATGATAAACAGAACACTTTTATACGAATAGCTACGAGAGTAGGGAATATACAAAGCGAGAACTATACGAGTGTTTTGTGTTTTGCCGAATACAAGGAAAAATTACTTATTGGAACATATGATGGTATCAAAGAAGTAAATATTAAGCATACCTCAATAAATAATTACGCTTTAAGCGGCATTTCTATATTGGATCTTCAATATTCTACCAAGGGCAACTTGTACATAGCAACGAACCAAGGGCTTAAACTAGAGCACTATTCGGAAAGAGGAGCGATTCAGGATTTAGCAATCCCTAGTCTTATTTCGGCGCCTCACGTTACAAAGCTACATCTTGATAAGAGAGAAAACCTATGGATAGGTACGTTAAGGAGTGGTGTATTTACGGCCGATTTAAAAAAAGTCCGGACCTCGTTTACCAAATTGAATATTATAGAAAGTACCATTATGGCCATTACCAGCGGTATGGACCATATCTTCATCGCAGTGGAAAACGAAGGACTGGTTGTTTTAGACCAAACAGGAAACATCATTAAACATTATCAGCAAGATGTTCAGGATGTGCGTAGTATCAGTTCAAATTCGGTATGGTCTATATTGGTCGATGGAGAGAATAGACTTTGGCTAGGCTATTACGAAAACGGGTTAGGCTTTTTTGACCAACACTACAAAAAGTTCAAAGCTGTTTTAAACGAGGATACGGATAGAAATATTCAAGCCAACGATATCAGAGCTTTTGCAAAAACGGAAGATGGTAACCTTTGGATAACCCAAGCCAATAATCGTATAGATATCCTGGATATTAAGACCAAGAAAGTTACCAATGTATATGGCGGGTCCGGTTCTCGCTATAAAGGTTTAAAAGAAGGTATCTATTTAGAGGACGTATTTGCAGATAGTAAGGGTAACATTTGGCTAGCAACCTGGGGCGAAGGAATATACCTTTTAAAAAAAGGCAGCAAAACATTTATAAATATCAGCAGTAAAAATACGTCTGGAGCACTTACTACGGATAAAATACATTGTTTTACAGAAGATGCCTTTGGTAGGGTGTGGATAGGATCGTTCTTAAAAGGTGTTTTCTATTTAGATCCAACAACCAATGAAATTAAAGTGCCTTCTAGCGATTCTTACAAGAATTCCGGAATCGCAGAAAGAGATGTAAGGGTTATACACAACGATAGTAATGGTAACGTTTGGATAGGCACTTCCTCTGGATTGTACCATATAGAAATGGACAGTAAAAATGATTTTGAGGTCGTAGCCCATGGAAACGCGATTTCATCCAAATTTGGAGGACACCCAAGCTCTAATCGTATCCTAGATATTTATGAAACCCAGGACGGGACGGTCTGGTGCGGCACTAATGGTGGCGGATTGTATTCCTATAATAAGGATAAACAGAATTTTGAGCGGTTAGCGTTAGACGACTATGACCTAACCTATGTTAACGCCATACACGAACCTATTAAGAACGAGCTATGGCTCAGCAGTAAACAAGGCATTTTAAGAGTTAATCGCGCTACAGGTAAAGTGGAAAAATTTACTACCTATGATGGTCTTTTAGAGAATTATTTGATTGACAGGGCCTTCATAATGGACGATAATAATACGCTGTACTTGGGTACCAAAAAAGGAATCAATTACATAGCGCCACAAGACATTGCCTATAATCCTTATTTGGCAAAGCCTTACCTGAAAGATATTAAACTGTTCAACAAAAAAATCGATAAAAAAGATAGTATCAACGCGCTACACTGGACACCCGAGACGAATACCATTACCCTGAGGCACGACCAGAATATATTGACTATCGATTATGAAACGATAGCCTATACAAGGCCGGAGAAAAATCAATATGCCTATTTTCTAGAAGGTTTTGAAGAAACATGGAATTACGTAGATTCTAAAACCAGTGCTACCTATACCAATCTTGCATCTGGTGAATATACCTTTAAACTGAAGGCTTCTAATAACGATGATAAATGGAACGAGGCTTCGGTGTTGCTGCAAATTCAGGTATTGCCGCCGTGGTGGAGAACGGTCTGGGCATATCTGTCCTATATACTTTTGTTCTTACTACTCGTATTATCCGGTATGTACCTATATAAAAAGCGAATCAATGAAATAAACACTTTTAGACTTGAACGTGAGGGAAGAAAGCAGAAGGTAGAATTGCAAAAACAGAAACTCCAATTTTTCACCAATATTTCCCATGAATTCAGAACACCACTGACCTTAATTATAAATCCGATACAAGAACTTATAGACGCTAAGGAAGACAATATTTCTAAGAGCACTGCTCAAAAATACCATATCATCCATAAAAATGCAGAACGCCTCTCTAGACTAATCAATGAACTAATGGACTTCAGAAAATTGCAGTCTAATAAGTTTAGGCTTCAGGTAGATCAATTTAATCTTGTTGAAAATACTAGAAATATACTCAGCTTTTTTAATGAGGAATCTAAAAGAAGGGCAATTCGTCTAGATTTAAAACACACCAAGAAGAACTTACTGATATGGGCAGATAAAGGGATTTTGGAAAAGGTCCTATTTAATCTTTTATCCAATGCCTTTAAGGTTACGCCCAATGAAGGAAAAATACAAGTGCGTATAAGTGAAATCGAAAAAAAGGTGTTACCATTGGTCAGTAAGGAAAAACCCATTCCGGCCGTAGAACTCAGCATAAAGGATAATGGTCCTGGAATAGACCAAAAGGACTATAAGAAAATTTTTAAGCGCTTTTATCAAGTTAGCGAACTCAATAAATCTTATTATGGCAGTACGGGAATAGGTTTGGAGATGGTCAAAAGCTTTGTAGAACTACATAAGGGAAGTATAGAGGTGGAAAGCGAATTGGGAAAAGGTTCTATATTTAAGATTATTCTTCCTTACGGGAAAGCGTTTTTTCAAGACTCGCAATTTTTGGAATCTGATGCAAACCTTCAAAAGATTGCTGCCAATAAGATGCTTAAAACAAAGCCAGAAGTTTATGCCATTGAAGATATCCTTTCAAAAAAAGAAGCCAAGAAGAAGTTACTAATTGCAGAGGATAATGTAGACCTTCAAGATTACCTAGTTTCTATATTGGAGCAGGATTATGATATAATATTAGCATCCGATGGTCAAGAAGGGTGGTTGAGAACTATGGAGCATCGTCCGGACATCATAATTACAGATGTAATCATGCCGCTTATGGACGGTATCGCATTTAGCGAAAAAATAAAAAAGGACCCCACCTTGAATCATATCCCTATTGTTATCCTCACCGCAAAGGAACTTGCTGAGGACCGCATAAAGGGCCGCGAGGTTGGTGCGGAAGCGTATTTGGTAAAACCTTTTAATACCAAGGAACTCAAAGTAATATTAGAGCAACTTTTATTGAAGAACGAGCGTCTTCATCGTCAATTTGCTACGATAGATCTTCCAGAAGTAAAAACAAAGGAAACAGATTTTAATGATAGGTTTATACAAGGTGTCGTAGAATACATTCATGAAAATATAGAGGACACTTCATTGAACGTTGAAAAGTTATCTTCCCACCTTTGCTTAAGCAGGAGCCAAGTGTATAGAAAGATTAAATCTCTGACGGGGCTGTCTCCCATTGAATTTATTAGAAGGGTCCGCTTGGAAAAATCCAGGACGCTTTTTCAAAATGATAAAAATTTGAACGTGAGTGAAGTGGCCCATAAGGTTGGATTTTTATCGGCATCCTACTTCACGGTTTGCTATAAAAAGCAATTTGGCGAACTTCCTAAGGCTGGTAAATAA